One Vigna unguiculata cultivar IT97K-499-35 chromosome 7, ASM411807v1, whole genome shotgun sequence genomic region harbors:
- the LOC114191112 gene encoding uncharacterized protein LOC114191112 — protein sequence MESSSSIRIRRFDELPTAKDFDSLIELSNVPAVFRGCTKSWKAFSHWNPSNGGLDYLQARVGSCTVEAMISQSAPVFYGDLGSHQRVPLPFSNFLDFCKKRMQMQSKRHHQGLDHCPASQTDDDTKHACLSLEDAPEQIYLAQVPIMNSDSQETVQLETLKEDIQTPSILASKELSSINLWMNNAEARSSTHYDPHHNLLCIVSGCKRVVLWPPSASPSLYPMPIYGEASNHSSVSLENPDYSIYPRAECSMEFAQKVVLQAGDGLFIPEGWFHQVDSDDLTIAINFWWRSNMMSCMLEHMDAYYLRRILRRLIDKEMDQLLRKLGLETRMRVCELPNNEQADHADHADVNDGKLLKGMDLKEKRLKERKTLQELEPAAVQVLHELVSLVHNSVNANQDRQSLSTSTNGYELVLNDKFEKIVNADYKDDPVAKFLWDINPQTLQEVFLAMAHNFPRTLEALVLHVLSPVGAEVLTRKFDEMDQHTLEEDRNGFYEAFYSVFEDQSAAMNSILKGKELFTQQAFKNVLDKFVGVNLES from the exons ATGGAGTCGTCGTCGTCCATTCGAATCCGAAGATTCGATGAGCTTCCAACGGCCAAAGACTTCGACTCTCTGATAGAGCTTTCAAACGTTCCCGCT GTTTTTCGCGGGTGCACCAAAAGTTGGAAGGCATTCTCGCACTGGAATCCATCCAACGGTGGCCTCGACTACTTGCAG GCACGCGTGGGCTCTTGCACGGTGGAGGCCATGATATCTCAATCTGCACCTGTTTTTTATGGTGATCTTGGAAGCCATCAGAGG GTTCCTCTTCCATTTTCTAACTTCCTTGATTTTTGCAAGAAGCGGATGCAGATGCAAAGTAAGCGCCACCATCAGGGTCTTGATCATTGTCCTGCCTCACAAACTGACGATGATACAAAACATGCTTGTTTATCCTTGGAAGATGCTCCCGAACAAATTTATTTAGCACAG GTACCAATAATGAACAGCGATAGTCAGGAAACCGTTCAGTTAGAAACCCTAAAGGAAGACATTCAGACG CCTTCGATTTTGGCATCAAAAGAGTTATCTTCTATAAATTTGTGGATGAACAATGCTGAAGCCAGATCAAGTACTCACTATGATCCACACCACAATCTTCTTTGTATAGTTTCTGGCTGCAAACGAG TTGTTTTGTGGCCTCCTTCTGCCAGTCCCTCACTCTACCCAATGCCCATATACGGGGAGGCTTCTAATCACAg TTCTGTATCTCTAGAAAATCCTGACTACTCAATTTATCCAAGGGCAGAATGCTCAATGGAGTTTGCTCAAAAGGTTGTTCTTCAGGCAGGTGATGGACTTTTCATTCCCGAAGGCTG GTTCCATCAGGTAGATAGTGATGATTTGACCATTGCAATTAACTTTTGGTGGAGATCTAACATGATGTCTTGCATGTTGGAACACATGGATGCTTATTATTTACGCAGAATATTGAGAAG ATTGATTGACAAAGAAATG GACCAACTACTGCGTAAATTGGGGTTGGAAACTAGGATGCGGGTATGCGAGTTGCCTAATAATGAACAAGCAG ATCATGCCGATCATGCCGATGTAAATGATGGTAAGTTGTTGAAAGGGAtggatttaaaagagaaaagacTTAAAGAGAGGAAGACTTTGCAAGAATTGGAACCGGCTGCAGTTCAGGTGCTTCATGAACTTGTGTCTTTAGTTCACAACAGTGTCAACGCCAACCAGGATCGGCAATCACTGTCAACTTCTACAAATGGTTATGAGCTTGTACTGAAtgataaatttgagaaaatagTGAATGCTGACTATAAAGATGATCCAGTTGCTAAATTTCTCTGGGACATCAATCCACAAACTCTCCAAGAAGTCTTTCTTGCTATGGCG CACAATTTCCCAAGAACTTTAGAGGCTCTTGTTCTGCATGTACTTTCGCCAGTTGGGGCTGAAGTCCTTACTCGGAAATTTGATGAGATGGATCAACATACTCTTGAGGAAGATCG GAATGGATTCTATGAAGCTTTCTACAGTGTATTTGAAGACCAATCTGCAGCAATGAATTCAATTCTAAAAGGGAAGGAGTTGTTCACTCAACAG GCGTTTAAAAACGTATTGGATAAATTTGTGGGAGTGAATCTGGAAAGCTGA